The Candidatus Limnocylindrales bacterium genome includes the window TAGCTCATGATTAATTTCTCCGTTTCCTGGACGGTAAGTCCGGTTCTGAGGGGAATGATGGTGTTGGGTGCTCCCAGTTTATTCGGTCCTACCAGATAATATACGGTGCCTTTCGGAGTTGATAAGCTGACGTAAAGATCCAGGGTCCCGGCGGTTATAGAAAGATCCAGATACGTCTGGAGTAGACCGAAAATTGGGAAATTGGCAGCGTTTTGAATAAGCAAGACAGAACCCTCAATCCGTATTCCTAACACTCCGTTGAACCAGGTCTCCGCCATAAGGTCATAGCCCTGCCCATTGGGATGATGAAAGTCTGCGTAAAGTGTATCTCGATAGTCCGGGTAAGTGTTAAAAGCTTGAAACTGATCTACCAGGATAACCCCCCGATCCTGGGCAAGTTGTCGGATTTGATCGTTTAAATCCATCGTTTCTATATTCCCGGGATCCACCATGGGATCTCCCGGAAGGTTACGCAGGGGAATAATGGTAGCCAATACAGGGATGGTTCCAAATGCACGGGATTTGTCCACCATCATACCCAGGTTAAAGACGATACTACTGGTAGAATAATGAAGATAAATATCATTGGTTCCCTCCATGAGGAGAATGTACCGGCCCTGATCTTGTTGAAGTACCTTATCAATCCGGTTAACTCCCTGGAAAGTTGTCTCTCCGGGATATCCTTCATTAAGAACGGTCGAAAGGGCTACCTGCTGATCTAAAAGAGTTTCAAGTCTGGGGGGATAACCTCCAAGGTTTTCTTCGTCTCCAACCCCGGCGGTAATGCTATCTCCGAAGGCGATGTAAGTCTCATTACGGGCGAGATTTAACTTGCTGGGGGCCTGTCGCCTGTTAGCCGTTGTGGGTCGCTGATTCTCTATCCCAACAGGTGGAGACCACCCCCTTGAAGTCCAGTAACTGGCGTAGGTTCGATAGCCTTGACCATCAAATCCATACCATGTAACCCATATGACTCCCGACTCATCCGCCTTCACGGAAGGGTTTACATCGGGTACCGCGTTGTCGGGATTAACCCGGGCTTCCGGTTGCCAGGTATGGCCGTTCCAATAAGAATAATAAATATCATCATCGACCCCATCGAACCCAGACCAGAAAATCCAGAGTCTTCCTTGAGGATCCATAACCATCTGAGGAGATAGGTTAGAAGTAACCTGTGAAGAATTGACTTTTTGAGGGAGAGTCCATTCAGAACCTTCCCAATAAGTTACATAGATATCCTTTTCGATGGTAGAACCTGCCCTGCATTCTGTTCCTGCAACCGGGTCTAGATTCCGTCCGGAGTTCCTCAAAGGGGTAGGTAGAGAAGGGTTACAGCCCAAAAGCTTTCTTTTCCAGCGGGACCAGGCGACCCAAACCGTTCCTTTACCGTCCACCAGGATAAAGGGAGTTTTATCGAGACTGGAAACATCCGGTGCCACTCTGCCCTCCGCAGTCCACTCAGACCCATTCCAATGGCTATAAAAAAGGTCCTCATCTTTCCCATCATAGCCGATCCAAACAACCCAGGGATAACCCTTTGGATCCAGAGCCAGGGTGAAGGCATAGCGATTCTGAATATCGGTAGAAGTAAATACTTGAGAGGTAATTAAGGAGTTTAAGAAAGGAAATTCTTCTTGGGCAAAACAAGAAAGAGAAAAAAACCAGGTGCATAACCCCACCAACAGGATTTTCCACATGGATGATCCGCCACTCATTGTTCGTTGTCCTCTGGAGTTTTTGATGCAGTAGAGGGTTGCCTTAAAAGTGCCCGACACTTTTCACCGAATTTGTAAAGAATTTTGCGCTACTCATCAACGATGAACAAAGGACAATGGACAAGGAGACAAAGAAGTTAACTGGCCAGTTTCACACCATTTTTGAAGTGCTGTTTAACATGATACATAGCCTGATCTGCTTTTTGGATAAGTTCTTCCTCTTCCAATCCATGATCTGGATAGGTGGCTACCCCAATACTGACACTCAAGGCAGAGATATCTACATCGAAGTCTCTCAGGACTTTTAAGTCTTCAATGGCCTGTCGAATTCTTTCTGCAATGGCAACGGCTTGCTCGGACCCCGTTTCAGGCAAAATAATAATAAATTCATCTCCTCCAAACCGTCCCACCACATCCTTTTCCCTGACTTTACTTTTCATAATCTGACCCACTTCAACCAGCGTTTGACTCCCTACCAGGTGACCGTAGGTATCATTAACCTGTTTAAAATTGTCTAGATCTAGTAGAAGAATAGAAGTTTTAAAACCCTCTCGTTTGGACCGTTGAAGCTCTTGAATCAAAAACCGATGCAGGTAACGGGAATTGTAAAGTTTCGTGAGATCATCGGTGATAGCCGCCAGCTCCACCTGTCGGTACAGGGTTGCGTTTTCAATGGCAATAGCGGCATGATCTGCAAGGGTTAAGACTAACTGGAAGTCTTTTTCTGTAAACGAAGTCCCGTCGGCCTTATTAATAATCTCCACGACCCCTAAGAGTTTATTTTTGGAAATTAAAGGCGCGCAGATAATCGACTTGCTCTCAAAATTACTTATCTTATCGACTTCTTTAAAGAATCGGGGATCTTTT containing:
- a CDS encoding SGNH/GDSL hydrolase family protein: MSGGSSMWKILLVGLCTWFFSLSCFAQEEFPFLNSLITSQVFTSTDIQNRYAFTLALDPKGYPWVVWIGYDGKDEDLFYSHWNGSEWTAEGRVAPDVSSLDKTPFILVDGKGTVWVAWSRWKRKLLGCNPSLPTPLRNSGRNLDPVAGTECRAGSTIEKDIYVTYWEGSEWTLPQKVNSSQVTSNLSPQMVMDPQGRLWIFWSGFDGVDDDIYYSYWNGHTWQPEARVNPDNAVPDVNPSVKADESGVIWVTWYGFDGQGYRTYASYWTSRGWSPPVGIENQRPTTANRRQAPSKLNLARNETYIAFGDSITAGVGDEENLGGYPPRLETLLDQQVALSTVLNEGYPGETTFQGVNRIDKVLQQDQGRYILLMEGTNDIYLHYSTSSIVFNLGMMVDKSRAFGTIPVLATIIPLRNLPGDPMVDPGNIETMDLNDQIRQLAQDRGVILVDQFQAFNTYPDYRDTLYADFHHPNGQGYDLMAETWFNGVLGIRIEGSVLLIQNAANFPIFGLLQTYLDLSITAGTLDLYVSLSTPKGTVYYLVGPNKLGAPNTIIPLRTGLTVQETEKLIMSYLFKGRESPGIYTWTAMLVLPGTDVGNIYNWVSSSSVSFSFAP